In Rhodothermales bacterium, one genomic interval encodes:
- a CDS encoding HlyC/CorC family transporter encodes MEIAAIIVLLILSALFSGSEIAFVAANRLKVEVFARGSRVVGPIARDFINDPAKLLTTTLVGNNLALVAYSTLMAILLEPSLHAAFTSLGAGRTAVEIATLFSQTMIASIIVLFFGEILPKSILREIPTRSVFALAIPLRTTYYLLLPLIKLAAFASNGLIRLFNIDAETFSQFMRRDFELILEESMKRGDLDLDREESALLSKVLAMNSIRLKGSMVPRTDIKAVDDTMSLEQVRERFLETGHSKLLVYHENIDNIIGVAFAYDLFRMPGSISEIIRPISAVPESKPSKDLLRQFLSDNISVALVVDEYGGTAGLVTLEDLLEELFGDILDEFDEDERIVRKIDDRTLIVSGRVEVDKLSEKFGIDFPEGDYETIAGYLMERLGSIPTTPEQFELDGHSFSVLESAANRIDLVKIILP; translated from the coding sequence ATGGAAATCGCAGCCATCATCGTCCTGCTGATCCTGAGTGCGTTGTTTTCGGGTTCCGAGATCGCCTTCGTTGCGGCCAATCGACTCAAGGTTGAGGTCTTCGCCCGGGGATCACGGGTCGTCGGCCCCATCGCTCGAGACTTCATAAACGACCCCGCCAAACTTCTAACCACGACGCTGGTAGGCAACAACCTCGCGCTCGTTGCCTACTCAACGCTGATGGCCATTCTGCTCGAGCCATCCTTGCATGCCGCGTTCACAAGTCTGGGTGCGGGGCGAACCGCCGTCGAGATCGCGACGCTGTTCAGTCAGACCATGATCGCATCGATCATCGTTCTGTTCTTCGGCGAGATTCTTCCGAAGTCTATTCTGCGGGAGATACCCACCCGGTCCGTCTTTGCCCTCGCGATCCCGCTGCGTACGACCTACTATCTGCTGCTCCCGCTCATCAAGCTTGCGGCGTTCGCCTCTAACGGACTCATCCGCCTTTTCAACATAGACGCCGAAACGTTCTCGCAATTCATGCGACGCGACTTCGAGTTGATCCTGGAAGAGAGCATGAAACGCGGCGATCTCGATCTGGATCGAGAAGAAAGCGCGCTGCTTTCGAAGGTCCTGGCGATGAACTCGATTCGTCTGAAGGGGTCGATGGTCCCGAGGACGGACATCAAAGCGGTCGACGATACGATGAGCCTCGAGCAGGTGCGGGAGCGCTTTCTTGAAACCGGTCACTCAAAGCTGCTCGTGTATCACGAGAACATCGACAACATTATCGGGGTGGCGTTTGCGTACGACCTCTTCCGAATGCCTGGTTCGATTTCAGAGATTATCCGGCCGATTTCCGCGGTTCCGGAATCGAAACCATCCAAAGACCTGCTGCGGCAGTTCCTGAGCGACAACATCTCCGTCGCGCTGGTCGTCGATGAATACGGCGGAACGGCTGGACTAGTAACTCTTGAGGATCTCCTCGAGGAACTGTTCGGAGACATTCTCGATGAGTTTGACGAGGACGAACGGATCGTTCGCAAGATCGATGACCGCACACTGATTGTTAGCGGCCGCGTCGAAGTCGACAAACTCTCGGAAAAATTCGGCATCGACTTTCCCGAGGGAGATTACGAGACGATCGCCGGCTACTTGATGGAGCGGCTGGGATCGATCCCCACCACGCCCGAGCAGTTTGAACTGGACGGGCACTCGTTCAGCGTTCTGGAGTCCGCAGCAAACCGGATCGATCTGGTCAAGATCATTCTTCCCTAG
- a CDS encoding PspA/IM30 family protein, whose amino-acid sequence MSIWSRFSRWVRSIFGGAISALEDPRLILEQNMRELNDQVPKMNENIATVKANVMLLQKEQKRYASEIADFTAKIKAGIKAGRDDIAQQYAIRLEEMKEAHIRTKEQLKYATAAYDKALQVKKAFMREKDRKIQEAKDALRAHERAKWQARIADTLEQFEVAGVDQTHDEMLNRIQEETARQEARMEVALDSIDSEAIQIEEDARTIRASEIVKQFKLEMGVGEDVEAPEEEAKLEVPEKEAEQGQKTIGKQRTQTE is encoded by the coding sequence ATGTCCATCTGGTCACGATTTTCACGCTGGGTTCGTTCCATTTTTGGAGGAGCGATCTCGGCCCTCGAAGACCCTCGTCTGATCCTGGAACAGAACATGCGGGAGCTGAACGATCAGGTCCCCAAGATGAATGAGAATATCGCGACCGTCAAGGCGAACGTGATGCTCCTGCAGAAGGAGCAGAAACGCTATGCGTCGGAGATCGCGGACTTCACGGCGAAGATCAAAGCTGGCATCAAGGCTGGCCGGGACGACATTGCCCAGCAGTACGCCATCCGGCTTGAAGAGATGAAGGAGGCTCACATACGGACGAAAGAGCAGCTCAAGTACGCCACTGCGGCGTATGACAAAGCGCTTCAGGTCAAGAAGGCCTTCATGCGCGAGAAGGACCGCAAGATTCAGGAGGCGAAGGACGCCCTTAGAGCGCACGAGCGCGCCAAGTGGCAGGCGCGCATCGCCGATACGCTCGAGCAATTCGAGGTGGCCGGGGTCGATCAGACTCACGACGAAATGCTCAATCGCATTCAGGAGGAAACGGCACGACAGGAGGCGCGGATGGAAGTAGCGCTGGACTCGATCGACAGCGAGGCCATTCAGATTGAGGAAGACGCGCGCACAATCCGGGCATCTGAGATCGTCAAGCAGTTCAAGCTCGAGATGGGCGTCGGTGAAGACGTTGAGGCTCCGGAGGAAGAAGCGAAGCTTGAAGTCCCCGAAAAGGAGGCCGAACAGGGTCAGAAGACGATCGGGAAACAACGGACGCAAACCGAATAG
- the floA gene encoding flotillin-like protein FloA (flotillin-like protein involved in membrane lipid rafts), with protein MESLISGAGLLIILLVVIGLVLFLYFIPVGLWVTAYFSGVKLKLVRDLVGMRLRKVPPAAIVKSMITGHKAGVHLETPQLEAHYLAGGNVQKVVNALISADKANIDLQYTQAAAIDLAGRDVYEAVQMSVNPKVIETPPVSAVAKDGIQLRAVSRVTLRANIDRLVGGAGEETIIARVGEGIVSTIGSANTYKEVLENPDSISKVVLSKGLDSGTAFEILSIDIADVDVGDNIGAMLQANQADADLQVARAKAEERRAAAVAREQEMKAAVVEQKAKVMEAEAAVPRAIAEAFRSGNLGIMDYYRLRNIQSDTGMRDAIGRGDDTDKPGT; from the coding sequence ATGGAATCACTTATCTCCGGAGCAGGATTGCTGATCATCCTGCTCGTCGTAATCGGCCTTGTTCTTTTTCTCTACTTCATTCCCGTTGGGCTGTGGGTTACGGCTTACTTCTCGGGTGTCAAGCTGAAACTGGTGCGTGATCTGGTGGGCATGAGGCTCCGCAAAGTGCCCCCCGCCGCCATCGTGAAGTCGATGATCACGGGGCACAAGGCAGGAGTTCATCTCGAGACCCCGCAGTTGGAGGCCCACTACCTGGCGGGCGGCAACGTGCAGAAGGTGGTCAATGCCCTTATTTCGGCCGACAAGGCCAACATTGACCTCCAGTACACGCAGGCGGCCGCTATCGATCTGGCCGGCCGTGATGTGTATGAGGCTGTTCAGATGTCTGTCAATCCGAAGGTCATCGAAACACCTCCGGTATCGGCGGTCGCGAAGGACGGCATTCAGCTCCGCGCCGTTTCAAGAGTCACGCTTCGAGCCAATATAGACCGACTTGTCGGTGGTGCCGGCGAAGAGACCATCATCGCCCGCGTCGGAGAGGGCATTGTGTCGACGATCGGTTCGGCCAATACCTACAAAGAGGTTCTGGAGAATCCGGATTCGATTTCCAAGGTGGTTCTTTCAAAGGGCCTTGATTCCGGCACTGCGTTCGAGATCCTTTCAATCGACATCGCAGATGTTGATGTTGGCGATAACATCGGTGCCATGCTCCAGGCAAATCAGGCAGACGCGGATCTTCAGGTCGCTCGAGCCAAGGCGGAGGAGCGCAGGGCAGCGGCTGTCGCCCGTGAGCAGGAAATGAAGGCGGCGGTTGTGGAGCAGAAGGCGAAGGTCATGGAGGCGGAGGCCGCTGTGCCGAGAGCCATTGCCGAGGCGTTTCGCTCGGGCAACCTTGGCATCATGGACTACTATCGGCTTCGCAATATCCAGTCTGACACCGGCATGCGTGACGCGATTGGTCGCGGTGACGACACGGACAAACCCGGCACTTGA
- the moaC gene encoding cyclic pyranopterin monophosphate synthase MoaC, which yields MSQGEILTHVDPEGGVHMVDVSDKPSSVRTAVATGTVFVGETAFLLIQDREVRKGDVLALSQVAGIMGAKQTSKLIPLCHDVDLRGIDVDLTLNEHDFSVEIRAFAKSTGPTGVEMEALTAVSIAALTVYDMCKSVSKNIEISGIHLLAKTGGQSGDYLKSDN from the coding sequence ATGTCTCAGGGAGAAATTCTGACGCACGTCGACCCGGAAGGCGGCGTGCATATGGTAGATGTTTCAGACAAGCCGAGCAGCGTTCGCACGGCGGTCGCTACCGGGACCGTATTTGTCGGCGAGACGGCATTTCTTTTGATCCAAGATCGCGAAGTCCGCAAGGGTGATGTGCTGGCACTTTCGCAAGTCGCAGGAATCATGGGCGCCAAGCAAACCAGCAAACTGATTCCGCTGTGCCATGACGTGGACCTGAGGGGAATCGACGTGGACCTTACTCTTAATGAGCATGACTTCTCCGTAGAGATACGGGCCTTTGCGAAGAGCACCGGACCGACCGGTGTTGAGATGGAAGCACTGACCGCGGTGTCCATTGCGGCACTGACGGTGTATGACATGTGTAAATCGGTATCGAAGAACATCGAAATCTCGGGTATCCACCTGCTGGCCAAGACGGGCGGCCAGAGTGGGGACTACCTCAAGTCGGACAACTGA
- the moaA gene encoding GTP 3',8-cyclase MoaA, translating to MSDILTDLHGRQHSYLRISVTERCNLRCHYCMPAEGVDLNPRSDLLTFEEIVRVAEVFARHGVSRIRLTGGEPLVRKDIEKLVGSLASIQGIRAVMMTTNGMLLNRKIAVLRSAGLSAINLSLDTLQAERFESITRRPGLDKVLAAVDLAIEHGYAPLKINCVVMKGVNEDELVDFVAMTETMPVSIRFIEYMPFSGNGWSDDYFVPWSDMRDEIERKYGELVLVPGRPSATAKEFRVPDFTGTVGFISSMSDHFCGACDRLRLTADGNLKVCLFGRREVSLRDMIREGRSDAELEAEISDAVRRKAPQHAGMYNLVDDENRPMILIGG from the coding sequence ATGAGCGACATTCTGACCGACCTTCACGGTCGGCAGCATTCCTATCTGCGGATCTCAGTAACGGAGAGATGTAACCTCCGGTGCCACTACTGCATGCCGGCAGAGGGCGTAGACCTGAATCCACGCTCCGATCTTCTCACGTTTGAGGAGATCGTGCGAGTTGCCGAAGTATTTGCCCGACACGGGGTCTCACGAATACGGCTGACGGGAGGCGAGCCGCTCGTCCGGAAAGACATCGAGAAACTCGTTGGATCACTGGCGTCAATTCAGGGCATCCGGGCCGTCATGATGACCACGAACGGGATGTTGCTTAACCGCAAGATTGCCGTGTTGCGTTCTGCGGGGCTCAGCGCAATCAATCTCAGCCTGGATACTCTGCAAGCGGAACGGTTTGAGTCCATCACCCGGCGCCCGGGTCTCGACAAGGTACTCGCGGCGGTAGACCTGGCGATCGAACACGGCTACGCGCCGCTGAAGATCAACTGCGTCGTAATGAAAGGTGTGAACGAAGACGAACTGGTTGACTTTGTGGCGATGACGGAGACCATGCCGGTGAGCATTCGGTTCATAGAATACATGCCGTTTTCCGGCAACGGCTGGAGTGACGACTACTTCGTGCCGTGGAGTGACATGCGAGATGAAATCGAGCGGAAGTACGGTGAGCTCGTTCTCGTGCCCGGTCGACCCAGCGCGACGGCGAAGGAATTCCGTGTCCCGGACTTCACAGGTACGGTCGGATTCATTTCGTCGATGAGCGATCATTTCTGCGGCGCGTGCGACCGGCTTCGTTTGACCGCGGATGGCAATCTGAAAGTGTGTCTTTTCGGGAGGCGCGAGGTTAGCCTTCGAGACATGATTCGTGAGGGACGTTCGGACGCCGAACTGGAGGCTGAGATCTCCGATGCCGTGCGACGAAAAGCACCTCAGCATGCCGGTATGTACAATCTGGTCGATGACGAAAACAGGCCGATGATCCTCATCGGAGGCTGA
- a CDS encoding enoyl-CoA hydratase: MKFSTLLYEVDADGTLLLTVNRPDKLNALNATVIDELDAVFRSLPSESSVKGVVITGSGSKAFVAGADIKQFQNLSSSEAEKFARRGQEVFDMIENLSKPVVAAVNGFALGGGCELALSCHMRIASQSASFGQPEVNLGIIPGYGGTQRLPRLIGRGRATELILTGERISAQRAYEIGLVNKLVPDESLIEQARHLVTRASAKAPVAIGLALQAMNAADGSLDKGLKYEARLFGKALETEDAKEGVSAFLEKRQPVFKGR; this comes from the coding sequence ATGAAATTCTCAACGCTTCTGTACGAGGTCGATGCCGACGGCACCCTGCTTCTCACCGTCAATCGACCGGACAAACTAAACGCTCTGAACGCGACTGTAATCGATGAGCTCGATGCAGTATTTCGATCACTACCGTCCGAGTCGTCCGTCAAAGGCGTCGTGATTACGGGCTCCGGATCCAAAGCTTTTGTGGCCGGCGCCGATATCAAGCAGTTTCAGAATCTGTCGTCGTCGGAGGCCGAGAAGTTTGCCCGACGGGGTCAGGAAGTGTTCGACATGATCGAAAATCTTTCGAAGCCGGTGGTTGCGGCAGTGAATGGTTTTGCGCTCGGAGGCGGATGTGAACTGGCGCTGTCGTGCCACATGCGCATCGCATCGCAGTCGGCAAGTTTCGGACAGCCGGAAGTCAATCTTGGCATCATACCCGGATACGGCGGCACACAAAGACTCCCCCGCCTCATCGGGCGAGGACGAGCGACCGAGTTGATCCTTACGGGAGAAAGAATTTCGGCCCAGCGCGCCTATGAGATCGGTCTCGTCAACAAGCTCGTGCCGGATGAGTCACTGATAGAACAGGCTCGCCACCTGGTGACGCGGGCCTCGGCAAAGGCGCCCGTGGCTATCGGTCTCGCATTGCAGGCAATGAATGCAGCGGACGGGTCTCTTGACAAGGGACTTAAGTATGAGGCCAGGCTTTTCGGAAAAGCCCTGGAAACGGAAGACGCGAAAGAGGGTGTCTCGGCGTTCCTTGAAAAACGTCAGCCGGTCTTCAAGGGTCGATAA